Proteins found in one Paenibacillus wynnii genomic segment:
- a CDS encoding response regulator — protein MIRVLIVDDEKIVRQGLASFMPWKEFGMAVVGEANNGANALQFIETTKVDLLLTDLSMPVMSGIELMREVRQKYPHIQIVVMTLHQDFEYVQEALRLGAIDYVVKTQLEKERFEDVLGRIASLMEQRGPLKATPTQEDEVDLADEIYVLYSLHQNNEDSIMDIHSPKGAVEADVGIWYWTDISEDEKLIILEKVTNIPASNREYALFCFRELQGMDRKSILQLLRSYRKSDLFYEYDPIHPYQIVNSAMFLNKIKSGSSHEINEIKEKWLASEWIYDDQLFEVMINHLKSIKLPSIRLTRIFSSLADEWNRLYRLILPHPILVKDFFSCWFEFETWLRETKEMTRLANTKNQYSNEIQNSIAKAMNMVQRMMNQPLSAGEIAQRVNMSNSYFSQCFKDIVGQTYTDYLRDIRMEKAKEYLRNTNKTVQWISEQIGYNDEKYFSRLFREHVGMVPTLYRKDLK, from the coding sequence ATGATTCGCGTACTGATTGTAGACGATGAAAAAATTGTCCGCCAAGGACTAGCATCCTTCATGCCCTGGAAAGAGTTCGGAATGGCTGTTGTGGGAGAGGCCAACAATGGCGCGAACGCTCTCCAATTTATAGAAACAACTAAGGTAGATCTATTGCTTACGGATTTATCCATGCCCGTGATGTCCGGAATTGAGTTAATGAGAGAGGTGCGCCAAAAGTACCCACATATCCAAATCGTTGTAATGACTCTACATCAAGATTTTGAGTATGTGCAGGAGGCACTTCGACTGGGAGCTATTGATTATGTCGTCAAAACTCAGCTGGAGAAGGAGCGATTCGAAGATGTATTAGGTAGAATTGCTTCTCTTATGGAACAGAGAGGTCCCTTAAAGGCCACTCCTACCCAGGAGGATGAAGTAGATTTAGCGGATGAGATCTATGTTTTATACTCACTACACCAAAACAATGAAGACTCCATAATGGATATTCATTCACCGAAAGGTGCGGTAGAAGCAGATGTAGGGATTTGGTATTGGACTGACATTTCGGAAGATGAGAAGCTAATAATCCTCGAGAAGGTGACTAACATTCCCGCTTCCAATCGGGAGTATGCTCTTTTTTGTTTTCGGGAATTACAAGGTATGGATCGTAAGTCAATTTTACAACTCCTCCGCAGCTATCGAAAGTCTGACTTGTTCTATGAGTATGATCCTATTCATCCCTATCAGATCGTTAACAGTGCTATGTTTCTAAATAAAATAAAGTCTGGATCCAGTCATGAAATCAATGAGATCAAAGAAAAATGGCTAGCTTCCGAATGGATATACGACGATCAGCTTTTTGAGGTGATGATTAATCATCTTAAATCCATTAAATTGCCTTCAATTCGATTGACAAGAATATTCTCATCTTTAGCGGATGAATGGAACAGACTGTACCGTCTAATTTTACCTCATCCCATCCTAGTCAAAGACTTCTTTTCTTGCTGGTTTGAATTTGAAACATGGCTTAGGGAAACGAAGGAAATGACCAGACTAGCGAATACGAAGAATCAATACTCTAATGAAATTCAGAACAGTATTGCCAAAGCGATGAATATGGTACAACGAATGATGAATCAACCTCTATCAGCGGGGGAAATTGCGCAAAGGGTAAACATGAGCAACAGCTACTTTAGTCAGTGTTTTAAAGATATTGTTGGTCAAACCTACACGGACTATTTGCGGGATATTCGTATGGAAAAAGCGAAAGAATATTTAAGGAATACGAACAAAACAGTTCAATGGATTTCTGAACAGATTGGTTACAATGATGAGAAGTATTTCAGTCGGTTATTTCGGGAACATGTAGGGATGGTTCCAACCCTGTATAGAAAAGATCTGAAATGA
- a CDS encoding sensor histidine kinase produces the protein MNKNFIIERFEQVTFKNRIISIFLFGSLVPFICLGFVSFYTIDSILGNKVESAIKSNLKQDISTLENALNNLNHVSQQLAFGGINKQIEDLQQVLEPYDRIQLLTEIKSELNIISFSNPNVGLIMYYYPETDLHELENFNIRGHFSPKELPIMAKYPEITYYGPHKSYNGSINQYVFSTMRKVNLPDQNVYLYIETGRNALQTLFAPQNRKVDSRRLLILDNDGRVAFSEDAKDFPENELFPGSSNTEVTSGEYNQFFWSKETSNQGWSIVSITPMKELNQERNQWLVKTTLFFILFSIVAVFSAWVLWKMVYKPLGKFNTEIKSLIVSPSKEHTGLTDIPEFDFLLHQIRSMKGQIWELYSEIEEKEKRRADLEVEKLLYQINPHFLMNTLDTVHWLAVFSGHDKIDKLVLSLNKLLSYNLGKMGEVTTIGDEVQALKEYLQLQQIRYDFQFDVDIDVDENAMALLIPRFILQPLVENALYHGVSDDGYIHVDIKSNDGLDIKIQDNGAGMSEETIDRLLNDESKENQKVGMGIGMRYVKSILHANYGGEARLEIKSEIGKGTIVSVRIPLSGGDIPS, from the coding sequence GTGAATAAGAACTTCATTATTGAACGTTTCGAGCAGGTTACTTTCAAGAATAGAATCATTTCCATCTTTCTTTTCGGAAGTTTAGTTCCCTTTATCTGCCTTGGATTTGTTTCTTTCTACACGATCGATTCGATCCTTGGAAATAAAGTAGAAAGCGCTATTAAAAGTAATTTGAAGCAAGATATATCAACGTTAGAAAACGCTTTAAATAACTTGAACCATGTCTCACAACAACTAGCGTTTGGTGGAATCAATAAGCAGATTGAAGATCTTCAACAGGTGCTCGAACCCTATGACCGAATTCAGCTTCTGACTGAGATTAAAAGCGAGTTGAATATTATTTCATTCTCTAATCCCAATGTGGGTTTAATTATGTACTACTACCCGGAGACCGATTTGCATGAATTAGAAAATTTCAATATAAGGGGGCACTTTTCACCAAAAGAGCTTCCTATCATGGCTAAATATCCAGAGATCACCTACTATGGGCCTCATAAAAGCTACAATGGTTCTATTAATCAGTATGTATTTAGTACGATGAGAAAAGTCAATTTACCCGATCAGAATGTGTATTTGTACATTGAGACCGGCCGCAACGCCTTACAAACCCTATTTGCTCCCCAGAATCGAAAGGTGGATTCTCGTCGTCTACTGATTCTAGATAATGATGGGAGAGTAGCATTTAGTGAAGATGCTAAGGATTTTCCGGAGAATGAGTTATTTCCTGGATCGAGTAATACAGAAGTAACTTCTGGAGAGTATAATCAATTTTTTTGGAGTAAAGAAACAAGCAATCAAGGATGGAGTATTGTCTCCATCACACCCATGAAGGAATTGAATCAGGAGAGAAACCAGTGGCTTGTAAAAACGACCCTATTTTTTATCCTATTTAGTATTGTGGCGGTATTTAGTGCATGGGTTTTGTGGAAAATGGTGTATAAGCCGTTAGGGAAGTTTAATACAGAAATCAAATCTCTAATTGTAAGCCCTTCTAAAGAGCATACGGGATTAACGGATATCCCTGAGTTTGATTTTCTATTGCATCAGATCAGAAGCATGAAGGGGCAGATTTGGGAGTTATATTCGGAGATAGAAGAGAAAGAAAAGCGAAGAGCAGATTTGGAAGTCGAGAAATTATTGTATCAGATAAATCCGCATTTTCTTATGAATACGCTCGATACCGTGCATTGGCTGGCCGTGTTTAGCGGGCATGATAAAATCGATAAGTTAGTACTCTCGTTAAACAAATTGTTAAGTTATAATTTAGGCAAAATGGGGGAAGTCACCACGATCGGCGATGAAGTACAAGCTTTGAAGGAGTATTTACAGCTGCAACAAATAAGATATGATTTTCAATTCGATGTCGACATTGACGTAGATGAGAATGCGATGGCCTTATTGATTCCACGTTTTATTCTGCAACCGTTGGTAGAAAACGCCCTTTATCATGGCGTGAGCGATGATGGATATATTCATGTGGATATTAAGTCCAATGATGGCTTAGATATCAAAATCCAAGATAATGGCGCCGGAATGTCAGAAGAAACCATCGATCGTTTATTAAATGATGAATCTAAGGAGAATCAGAAGGTGGGCATGGGAATCGGCATGAGATATGTAAAGAGTATTCTGCATGCAAACTACGGGGGAGAGGCAAGATTAGAAATCAAAAGTGAAATAGGTAAAGGAACGATTGTTTCTGTACGTATACCCCTTTCTGGAGGTGATATACCCTCATGA